The following are from one region of the Aspergillus luchuensis IFO 4308 DNA, chromosome 4, nearly complete sequence genome:
- a CDS encoding putative PKS/NRPS-like protein biosynthetic cluster (COG:I;~EggNog:ENOG410PW3B;~InterPro:IPR016036,IPR016035,IPR001227,IPR014043, IPR020807,IPR042104;~PFAM:PF14765;~antiSMASH:Cluster_4.4;~go_function: GO:0016740 - transferase activity [Evidence IEA]) has product MVAIEADLVGSNTTPEEHLEPFFKIHPEIMLDIACYNGPNNYVVAGPTKYIDHLESYLVEKKANGEKIRFKVLRGMYAYHSSMADTIVDECAKLSASIEFQEPRFHFESCHETAWPGPGPNVVARNTRQPVYFGQAMTRIVDRLGACTFLEAGVNGPIVAMARSALPQAPAQEHHTFLGINGRDLVRSLTDATVTLWKTGQSNVQYWLFHGCQRTSYRPVALPPYHFEKHKHWLEYKGLSGDRNNKTGGNVPEHPAVCSHCQKDTADRPFIRQDKPHTQKPGESVFTIDMHSRRYQDLVKGHVVVGTAICPASVYLELAAHAVAILLNNKITSSIVIDDIHFKAPLSLDTQRSVKLTLTNKQQYTWGFEFTSTKNERSILHAIGSISLRDKSNGNAEEEQEKKDKWTRMINLLDNDPDTDALRGAMVHKVFGNMVKHAAAYRGLRHLVGKGTEGAADISIPVNELNTVARTPNDNVVDALVMNNFLEVPGAYINCLHVFGDDDDSKAYICTSLGSVGPLNKLPEGRYYRVYAQIVRQSSNEAILDVLAFDAQTMDLVLSAKDIKFSGISTSTLTKLLAGADPSSTVNGHTDPSQVAETTESKQPTKSYPVTHLG; this is encoded by the exons ATGGTAGCAATCGAAGCTGATCTCGTCGGTTCTAACACAACCCCAGAAGAACACTTAGAGCCATTCTTCAAGATCCACCCAGAAATTATGCTGGACATAGCGTGTTACAATGGGCCCAACAATTATGTTGTTGCTGGTCCCACTAAATACATCGACCACCTCGAATCATATCTAGTCGAGAAGAAAGCCAACGGCGAAAAGATCCGGTTCAAGGTCTTGAGAGGCATGTATGCGTACCATTCCAGCATGGCAGACACGATCGTCGATGAGTGCGCTAAGCTATCGGCTTCAATCGAGTTCCAG GAGCCAAGATTCCACTTTGAATCCTGCCATGAAACCGCTTGGCCGGGTCCTGGACCTAACGTGGTCGCCCGCAACACCCGTCAGCCTGTATATTTTGGCCAAGCGATGACACGCATAGTCGACCGTCTGGGTGCGTGTACATTCCTGGAAGCCGGCGTAAATGGCCCCATAGTCGCAATGGCTCGGAGCGCGTTGCCACAAGCCCCGGCCCAAGAACATCACACCTTCCTGGGCATCAATGGGAGGGATCTTGTGCGATCACTTACCGATGCCACGGTCACGTTGTGGAAGACCGGGCAGTCAAACGTGCAGTATTGGCTATTCCACGGTTGTCAGCGGACAAGCTACCGGCCTGTGGCCCTGCCACCCTATCATTTTGAAAAGCACAAGCACTGGCTGGAGTACAAAGGTCTGTCTGGTGACAGGAATAACAAGACTGGAGGGAATGTGCCAGAACATCCCGCTGTTTGTTCTCATTGTCAGAAAGACACAGCGGATCGTCCGTTCATAAGGCAAGACAAGCCTCACACCCAGAAGCCGGGCGAGTCGGTTTTCACTATCGACATGCACAGTAGGCGCTATCAAGACCTCGTCAAGGGCCACGTCGTGGTCGGGACCGCGATATGTCCAGCCTCAGTGTATCTGGAGCTAGCTGCACATGCTGTTGCCATATTACTGAACAATAAGATAACGTCCAGCATAGTGATAGACGACATACATTTCAAGGCCCCCTTGAGTTTGGATACGCAGCGCTCCGTGAAGCTGACACTGACAAACAAGCAACAGTACACGTGGGGTTTTGAAttcacctccaccaagaATGAAAGGTCAATCTTGCACGCTATTGGCAGCATCTCACTCAGAGATAAGAGCAATGGAAATGCtgaggaagaacaagaaaagaaagacaagtgGACCCGCATGATAAACCTACTTGATAATGATCCCGACACAGACGCTTTGCGCGGTGCAATGGTACATAAAGTGTTCGGTAATATGGTGAAGCATGCAGCTGCATACCGCGGCTTGCGGCATTTGGTTGGAAAAGGCACCGAGGGCGCAGCGGACATCTCCATACCGGTGAACGAACTCAATACGGTGGCCAGAACACCCAACGACAACGTTGTTGATGCTCTCGTGATGAACAACTTCCTGGAAGTCCCGGGTGCATATATAAATTGCTTACACGTTTTtggtgacgacgatgacagcAAGGCTTATATTTGTACGAGCTTGGGGTCTGTGGGCCCACTAAATAAACTTCCTGAAGGCAGATATTACAGGGTATATGCGCAAATTGTCCGGCAGAGCTCCAACGAGGCTATATTGGATGTATTGGCCTTTGATGCACAGACGATGGACTTAGTCTTGTCTGCCAAAGACATCAAATTCTCAGGGATCTCCACCAGCACGTTGACCAAGTTACTGGCCGGCGCGGATCCCAGCTCAACGGTCAACGGTCACACTGACCCATCGCAAGTTGCTGAAACAACTGAGTCCAAGCAGCCAACAAAATCATACCCTGTCACGCATCTAGGATGA
- a CDS encoding putative PKS/NRPS-like protein biosynthetic cluster (COG:I;~EggNog:ENOG410PW3B;~InterPro:IPR016035,IPR001227,IPR014043,IPR016039, IPR036291,IPR018201,IPR014030,IPR014031,IPR013968, IPR020841;~PFAM:PF00109,PF00106,PF08659,PF02801;~SMCOG1001:short-chain dehydrogenase/reductase SDR;~antiSMASH:Cluster_4.4;~go_function: GO:0004315 - 3-oxoacyl-[acyl-carrier-protein] synthase activity [Evidence IEA];~go_function: GO:0016740 - transferase activity [Evidence IEA];~go_function: GO:0016746 - transferase activity, transferring acyl groups [Evidence IEA];~go_process: GO:0006633 - fatty acid biosynthetic process [Evidence IEA]): MANDDLIHKLTWSPAALSKEPLSIAHVVFVVADKESESLSVYQRQLVNEGITTFVTDDAMKIDPLITPGTIVVYIPPTAKSKNEIYAAASQACTGLISVAQQLNHRIISAKSETVKLFSIVPLDRGIGDLVYAPLQGLSRVLKTEIPEIFGGLFEDDRGVFPLSAVKYAQGFDVVRVCEGEARVAYLQPFTDDEPSDKKGLQLHANSSYLITGGTGGIGLATATWLAQRGARNIVLVSRRGLPPSTDSKPVEANSADPISRIAKLKAVGILVHVLAVDISKPNADVTLSQAINDLGIPPIKGVIHAAGTAGYHTLTRCTPTDIADNLAPKVIGSLNLDSLFPPRTLDFFVFTSSVGQLVGFPGQLAYAPSNAFLDALAAHRRRQGDNSMAILWTGWQGTGVWDQNKAAMRRLNKASISRGIADISPDEAFAAWDHIASLKSDHAVVVRVLELDADEPVRHPMLKYITPRKQAYQSTTMDYKEYPEHAIAVIGMACRTAAGNTENDIWQAILEGKSIVREVDEKRFPGVVRDGKMWGSFMSDIDLFDHQFFQRSKREAAASDPHQRVLLETAYHALESAGYFGPGQQQGETHDPDSHTTGCFIGMSAPDHILHLASNPHSPYTGLGMMRSFVAGRLSHYFGWTGPSHTIDTACSSAMVAIHQACRAIQVGECTQAVAGGVHLLLNMESSDALRASGFTNETGTCKAFDSRADGYCRGEGVGVVILKPLARALQDGDNIQGVLLATGNNQNINSTSITNPVLASQVALYKDVLNRAGVNPADVSYVEAHGTGTRAGDPVEIQGIREVFGGKDRPSILNIGAVKANVSHAEGASGVVSLIKVLLMLKHGKIPGQAELHALNPNIPALEPDGMAIPTSPSEWRDNKRLAVVNNYGASGNNASAVVAPPPRQPSSALPTIPSASTWPVFISAASRVSLLAYCNTLSRKIIEESPAPELFPHLSFALATRQNRQLRHLFCTSATSLSDIQPQLSDPEKHIVLSPQPKPVVLLFSGQNGDTVPSVGQLYESSLLFRAHLHRCEDVMQSLGLPSLFPVILQGIQGGADLILRHISMFAIQYSCGMSWIDSGVRPKALCGHSFGEWAALAVSGAITLEAGIKIVSGLTHPTLHTETSNTGKLTAHRPCSYYPGALGR, translated from the exons ATGGCCAACGACGATTTGATCCACAAGCTTACCTGGTCACCGGCCGCACTGTCCAAAGAACCGTTAAGCATTGCACATGTGGTGTTTGTGGTCGCGGACAAGGAGAGCGAAAGCTTATCTGTGTACCAGAGGCAGCTTGTCAACGAGGGTATCACCACTTTCGTTACCGATGATGCAATGAAGATTGACCCCTTGATAACCCCGGGGACGATTGTCGTCTATATCCCACCCACGGCTAAGAGTAAGAATGAGATATACGCGGCCGCGAGTCAGGCGTGCACCGGCTTGATAAGCGTTGCACAACAGCTCAATCACCGCATCATTTCCGCTAAGAGCGAGACAGTTAAGCTTTTCTCCATCGTTCCATTGGACCGGGGCATAGGCGACCTCGTGTACGCTCCACTGCAGGGCTTGTCGCGGGTGTTGAAGACTGAAATCCCAGAGATTTTTGGCGGCCTGTTCGAGGACGACCGCGGGGTTTTCCCGTTGTCCGCAGTGAAGTACGCACAGGGCTTCGATGTGGTCAGAGTCTGCGAAGGCGAAGCACGGGTCGCTTATCTTCAACCCTTTACGGATGATGAGCCTAGTGATAAGAAGGGACTTCAGCTACATGCAAACAGCTCCTACCTGATCACAGGAGGCACCGGAGGTATAGGACTGGCAACAGCAACTTGGCTGGCGCAGCGAGGCGCTCGGAACATAGTACTTGTGTCCCGCCGTGGCCTTCCACCAAGCACTGACAGCAAGCCAGTTGAGGCAAATAGCGCGGACCCAATCTCGCGTATTGCCAAGCTCAAGGCTGTGGGCATTTTGGTACATGTGCTGGCTGTTGATATCAGCAAGCCCAACGCTGATGTGACACTAAGCCAAGCCATTAACGACTTGGGTATTCCACCGATAAAGGGAGTCATTCACGCAGCCGGTACCGCGGGTTACCATACGCTGACGCGATGCACTCCTACTGATATTGCGGACAACTTAGCGCCAAAAGTGATCGGCAGCTTGAATCTAGACTCACTCTTCCCACCCAGGACTCTGGACTTCTTCGTATTCACCTCTTCAGTTGGACAGCTTGTCGGATTTCCAGGACAATTGGCATACGCGCCCTCCAATGCCTTCCTGGACGCACTGGCAGCCCACCGAAGGCGCCAGGGTGATAACAGCATGGCTATCTTATGGACTGGCTGGCAGGGAACAGGCGTCTGGGATCAGAACAAGGCAGCAATGCGAAGGCTTAACAAGGCCTCAATTTCGAGGGGAATTGCAGACATCAGTCCGGACGAGGCATTTGCGGCGTGGGACCACATAGCCAGCCTTAAGAGTGACCACGCAGTGGTGGTGCGCGTTTTGGAACTCGATGCTGATGAGCCCGTACGACATCCTATGCTCAAATACATCACTCCCCGCAAACAAGCATATCAATCTACCACTATGGACTACAAGGAGTACCCCGAGCATGCAATTGCGGTGATAGGCATGGCTTGTCGTACAGCTGCTGGAAATACAGAGAATGATATCTGGCAGGCCATCCTGGAGGGCAAGAGTATAGTGCGCGAGGTAGACGAAAAGCGGTTTCCCGGTGTGGTCCGCGATGGCAAGATGTGGGGAAGCTTTATGTCTGATATCGACTTATTCGATCATCAATTCTTCCAGAGATCCAAGCGGGAAGCCGCTGCTTCAGACCCGCACCAGCGAGTGCTCCTTGAAACTGCGTACCACGCACTCGAATCGGCGGGTTACTTTGGACCGGGCCAGCAACAGGGAGAAACTCACGACCCAGATAGCCACACAACTGGCTGCTTCATCGGAATGAGCGCTCCTGACCACATCTTACATTTGGCGAGCAATCCCCACTCACCTTACACAGGACTGGGCATGATGCGATCATTTGTGGCTGGCCGATTGAGTCATTATTTTGGTTGGACAGGACCCTCACATACCATTGATACGGCTTGTTCATCAGCTATGGTTGCTATTCACCAAGCCTGCCGTGCTATTCAGGTTGGTGAGTGCACGCAGGCCGTCGCGGGTGGTGTCCATCTACTTTTGAACATGGAAAGCTCCGACGCACTGCGTGCCAGCGGGTTCACCAACGAAACTGGGACCTGCAAAGCGTTCGACTCGCGGGCTGATGGGTATTGTCGTGGGGAGGGCGTTGGCGTTGTCATATTGAAGCCTTTGGCACGGGCCTTACAAGATGGGGACAACATCCAAGGTGTGCTTCTGGCCACCGGCAACAACCAAAACATCAACAGCACGAGTATCACCAACCCTGTTTTGGCGAGCCAGGTTGCCTTATACAAGGATGTGCTGAATCGCGCTGGAGTCAACCCAGCAGATGTCTCCTATGTCGAGGCTCACGGAACGGGCACGCGCGCCGGCGATCCTGTCGAAATCCAGGGTATTCGGGAGGTATTCGGTGGGAAGGACAGACCATCAATCTTGAATATTGGTGCGGTCAAGGCCAACGTGAGCCATGCTGAAGGAGCTTCGGGCGTGGTATCTTTGATCAAGGTGCTGCTCATGTTGAAACACGGCAAGATTCCGGGGCAGGCTGAGCTACATGCATTGAACCCAAATATTCCGGCCCTTGAGCCTGATGGAATGGCTATCCCGACGTCTCCGAGCGAATGGCGCGATAATAAGCGCCTCGCCGTGGTCAATAATTACGGCGCTTCGGGAAATAATGCTAGCGCTGTTGTTGCGCCGCCGCCTCGTCAGCCATCTTCGGCATTGCCAACGATCCCATCTGCCTCTACCTGGCCTGTTTTCATTTCCGCTGCTTCACGTGTGAGCCTATTGGCATATTGCAATACATTGAGTCGCAAGATTATCGAAGAATCACCTGCTCCTGAGTTGTTCCCTCACCTGTCTTTTGCTTTGGCGACGAGGCAGAACCGTCAGCTTCGACATCTCTTCTGTACATCAGCGACTTCAT TGAGCGATATACAACCCCAGCTTTCCGACCCAGAGAAACATATTGTCCTCTCACCACAACCAAAGCCCGTCGTGCTCCTTTTCAGTGGACAGAACGGTGATACAGTACCTTCGGTCGGGCAGCTATATGAAAGCAGTCTGTTATTTCGAGCGCACCTGCACCGGTGCGAGGATGTGATGCAGTCGCTCGGGCTCCCCAGTCTTTTCCCGGTTATCCTTCAAGGTATCCAAGGCGGAGCTGATCTTATCCTCCGACATATCAGCATGTTCGCGATTCAGTACTCGTGTGGAATGTCGTGGATTGACTCTGGAGTAAGGCCGAAGGCTCTTTGCGGTCACTCCTTCGGTGAGTGGGCTGCACTCGCGGTCTCGGGCGCCATAACGCTCGAAGCTGGCATTAAAATTGTATCTGG CTTAACTCACCCAACTCTTCATACAGAGACTTCGAATACAGGAAAGTTAACAGCTCATAGGCCGTGCAGCTATTATCCAGGAGCTCTGGGGCGATGA
- a CDS encoding isochorismatase family protein family (COG:L;~EggNog:ENOG410PJ37;~InterPro:IPR005123,IPR000868,IPR036380,IPR032854, IPR036282,IPR027450,IPR037151;~PFAM:PF14497,PF13410,PF13532,PF00857;~antiSMASH:Cluster_4.4;~go_function: GO:0016491 - oxidoreductase activity [Evidence IEA];~go_function: GO:0051213 - dioxygenase activity [Evidence IEA];~go_process: GO:0006281 - DNA repair [Evidence IEA];~go_process: GO:0006307 - DNA dealkylation involved in DNA repair [Evidence IEA];~go_process: GO:0035552 - oxidative single-stranded DNA demethylation [Evidence IEA];~go_process: GO:0055114 - oxidation-reduction process [Evidence IEA]) codes for MSFFAQFTNLPAIATGKALLLLDFQNDFVRPNGALHVSNTADFLDLLPQLATAFRRNGEVVWVRSHYQERQPLISPTDAQDLIVLGRMDRETRTQTPDEDAFDPSAADRAGPVDEEAFLSTESPRCCIPQSTGTQFPAPILAAIDNEADMLVDKFEYSALQDQGLILYFRTRFITQLYLCGSLSNTSVYATALDAVRHGFTVTLIEDCLGFRSFTRHEEAMRRMADIFGANGITTQELFQELDWEETDEIARKGSPRPLQSLTPAGIENVLDELEVRPSASPTTKEESPESGSSGGRRRRIDDILAEFTDNEDGDLKELASLTRSRARYGDSARGATPGGSGEKKVRTRVRRSKRPDAKTEPASRSDKRRSGKSKKTDIYRPGDVIGEGDSRIIYDLDLPSEAFEKIRAEVSWQKMYHLSGQVPRLVAVQGKTLEDGSIPIYRHPADESPPLQPFTATVNKVRAIVERILGHPLNHALIQLYRDGQDRISEHSDKTLDIVRGSSICNVSLGAQRVMVLRTKGAAEGGESGRQTQRIPMPHESLFILGDETNRRWLHGIRPDKRPETEKSMEERAYKGQRISLTFRHIGTFLNPAGDTIWGQGAVSKSQQQAQPVIHGDASETERIIRAFGEENHSTEFDWEQVYGSGFDVVNFVMAGTSKLILGPDAVANLRVRLCLSENGIRYETESMPARAAGNDIRPLYIAADGTQIAGDVTILTHFAQHAAELVRPELDALRGGSQLAAIDDLLAGWRDSRGPGTGEFALTRWEQALTGQTYLGGAGFSIDDCALWPVLREIARSTTLLSDKRYPNLGQYYQRVEKRGLVKAALEEMD; via the coding sequence ATGAGTTTCTTTGCCCAATTCACCAACCTACCCGCGATCGCCACCGGAAAGGcccttcttttgcttgacTTTCAGAATGACTTTGTACGACCGAATGGCGCGTTGCACGTCTCCAACACCGCCGATTTCCTCGATCTCTTGCCTCAGCTTGCGACCGCCTTTCGGCGCAACGGTGAGGTGGTGTGGGTGCGTTCTCATTACCAAGAAAGACAGCCCTTGATCAGCCCGACAGACGCACAGGACCTCATCGTGCTCGGTCGCATGGACCGAGAGACCAGAACGCAGACTCCTGACGAAGATGCATTCGatccctccgccgccgatcGTGCCGGACccgttgatgaagaagcctTTCTCTCTACCGAATCTCCACGATGCTGTATTCCCCAATCGACTGGCACACAATTCCCGGCCCCAATACTGGCTGCCATTGACAACGAGGCGGATATGTTAGTCGACAAGTTTGAATACTCCGCCCTGCAGGATCAAGGCCTAATTCTGTACTTCCGCACGAGGTTTATCACCCAACTATATCTCTGCGGGTCGCTGTCCAATACCTCTGTTTACGCCACAGCCCTTGATGCCGTGCGCCATGGATTCACTGTAACACTCATCGAAGACTGTCTCGGGTTCCGCAGTTTTACGCGCCATGAGGAAGCGATGCGCCGTATGGCTGACATCTTCGGAGCCAATGGTATTACAACTCAAGAATTATTTCAAGAGCTGGACTGGGAGGAGACAGACGAGATTGCGCGCAAAGGGAGCCCGCGCCCGTTGCAGTCACTGACTCCCGCTGGTATCGAAAATGTTCTGGATGAACTAGAGGTGAGACCGAGCGCCTCCCCCAcgacgaaggaggagagtCCAGAATCAGGATCAAGCGGGGGCCGACGCCGCAGGATTGATGATATTTTGGCGGAGTTCACCGATAACGAGGATGGAGACCTGAAAGAGCTAGCTTCCTTGACTCGTTCACGTGCTCGATATGGGGATTCAGCTCGTGGAGCGACGCCCGGTGGgtcgggggagaagaaggttcgCACTCGAGTGCGACGTTCAAAACGGCCAGATGCAAAGACAGAACCCGCGTCTCGGTCGGACAAGCGACGCAGCGGCAAGTCCAAGAAAACCGATATATACCGACCGGGCGACGTGATCGGTGAGGGAGATTCCCGTATCATCTATGATCTCGACCTGCCATCCGAGGCCTTCGAGAAGATTCGCGCGGAAGTGTCATGGCAGAAGATGTATCATCTGTCAGGCCAGGTGCCCCGTTTAGTAGCGGTGCAAGGCAAAACATTAGAGGACGGATCAATACCTATCTATCGCCATCCGGCTGATGAGTCGCCGCCACTGCAACCCTTCACGGCCACAGTGAACAAGGTTCGCGCGATTGTGGAGCGCATTCTCGGGCACCCGTTGAACCATGCGCTCATTCAGCTTTACCGGGATGGGCAAGACCGAATTTCCGAGCATTCTGACAAGACCCTTGATATCGTCCGAGGTTCCTCAATCTGCAATGTTAGTCTCGGTGCTCAGCGAGTCATGGTTCTCCGCACCAAGGGTGCcgcagaaggtggagagtCGGGCCGACAGACACAACGTATCCCCATGCCCCACGAATCGCTGTTCATTCTTGGAGATGAGACAAACCGGCGGTGGCTTCACGGCATCCGACCGGACAAGCGGCCGGAAACGGAGAAGTCGATGGAAGAGCGCGCTTACAAGGGGCAGCGCATTTCCCTGACCTTCCGTCACATTGGCACGTTCCTTAACCCAGCCGGCGACACCATTTGGGGCCAGGGCGCAGTGTCAAAGTCACAGCAGCAGGCACAGCCAGTAATTCATGGAGATGCAAGCGAGACGGAGCGCATCATCCGGGcatttggagaagagaacCACTCCACAGAGTTCGATTGGGAGCAGGTGTATGGAAGCGGGTTCGACGTGGTCAATTTTGTCATGGCGGGTACAAGCAAGCTCATCCTTGGACCGGATGCCGTGGCTAATCTGCGGGTGCGGCTGTGCCTGAGCGAGAATGGAATCCGCTACGAAACCGAATCAATGCCTGCGCGCGCCGCAGGAAACGACATACGGCCACTTTATATTGCCGCTGACGGAACCCAAATAGCTGGTGACGTCACCATCTTGACCCACTTTGCGCAGCACGCCGCAGAGCTAGTGCGACCAGAGCTTGATGCCCTACGCGGGGGAAGTCAACTGGCGGCTATCGACGATCTCCTGGCCGGTTGGCGCGACTCACGAGGCCCAGGAACTGGTGAGTTCGCTTTGACGCGGTGGGAGCAGGCCCTGACAGGGCAGACCTACCTGGGCGGCGCTGGGTTCAGCATTGATGACTGCGCGCTGTGGCCCGTTCTGAGGGAAATTGCGCGGTCGACAACACTGCTCTCGGACAAGCGCTACCCAAACCTAGGCCAGTACTATCAGCGGGTGGAGAAGCGCGGGCTGGTCAAGGCAgcgttggaggagatggactAA
- a CDS encoding uncharacterized protein (antiSMASH:Cluster_4.4), with the protein MSTDINYNDPLPGNDIDNLIDKTLYSKGIRTTLRHETPLMKVYGIKFDFSHPEADRDYIESPYQSLFIAVKAALALANTDAFTQVFSLCGIHEEHCRGPFPPIEKVMVENRSSVYHFHARGNLSQRLVIVPEILLDGVFAEPYDNDPQRQQSLE; encoded by the exons ATGTCAACCGACATCAACTACAACGACCCCCTACCGGGAAATGACATCGATAACTTGATAGACAAAACCCTCTACTCGAAGGGCATACGGACCACCCTCCGTCACGAGACACCCTTG ATGAAGGTGTACGGCATCAAATTCGACTTTTCTCACCCAGAGGCCGATCGCGACTACATCGAAAGCCCATATCAGTCACTCTTCATAGCTGTCAAAGCAGCCTTGGCACTTGCGAATACAGATGCCTTCACTCAAGTATTCTCCCTATGTGGAATCCATGAGGAACACTGCAGAGGCCCGTTTCCCCCAATCGAGAAGGTCATGGTGGAGAATCGCTCGTCGGTCTACCATTTTCATGCCCGTGGGAACCTCTCCCAGCGATTAGTTATTGTTCCGGAGATACTCTTGGACGGAGTGTTTGCAGAACCATATGACAATGATCCACAGAGACAGCAGAGCCTTGAATGA
- a CDS encoding uncharacterized protein (antiSMASH:Cluster_4.4) yields the protein MMKILGGHHLRDMSPFPNLVRERWGDLPGSTLYNFLPSVGIRTTSKAEDETLCLAGVLGLDVQPLLECDKTDRMKTFLSLLDTIPPDLIFAPGPRLQDAGYGWAATSFLGAIHEPLTQLIQASQLLQPGLLQARGLRVVLPGLRVRNSVLPESDVVFAFDGYSRMKLQLTPGGRWSTYNESDGLMVVMSQYTERGAVVLLEERQEGTWYVKFQELLTVEVYEKGFEPSVSAEELDDDTVWCVN from the coding sequence atgatgaagattcTCGGCGGCCACCACCTTCGCGACATGAGCCCGTTCCCGAACCTTGTGCGCGAAAGATGGGGCGACCTCCCGGGAAGCACTCTCTACAACTTCCTTCCCTCGGTGGGCATCCGCACTACCAGCAAGGCCGAGGACGAGACCCTGTGCCTCGCGGGCGTTCTGGGGCTCGACGTCCAGCCACTCCTAGAATGCGACAAAACCGACCGGATGAAAACCTTCTTGTCGCTCCTGGACACCATTCCACCAGATCTGATCTTTGCACCGGGCCCCAGGTTGCAGGACGCCGGATACGGGTGGGCGGCGACGTCTTTCTTGGGCGCTATCCACGAGCCATTGACGCAGCTCATACAAGCTTCTCAGCTCCTTCAGCCAGGCCTGCTACAGGCCCGGGGCCTGAGGGTCGTGCTACCTGGGCTGAGGGTGAGGAATTCGGTACTGCCGGAGAGCGATGTCGTGTTCGCATTTGACGGATATTCACGGATGAAGCTCCAACTCACGCCAGGAGGACGATGGAGCACGTACAACGAATCAGACGGTCTGATGGTGGTTATGTCACAATATACAGAAAGGGGCGCCGTGGTGCTGTTAGAAGAGAGGCAGGAGGGGACATGGTATGTGAAATTCCAGGAGCTGCTTACGGTTGAGGTCTACGAGAAGGGGTTTGAGCCGTCCGTATctgcggaggagctggatgatgacACTGTATGGTGCGTCAATTGA